One Armatimonadota bacterium genomic window carries:
- the lon gene encoding endopeptidase La: MPDEEERKPVVPEEISILPLRDSVIYPMLIAPLSITREGGVKLIDDAVSGNNRVIGVVAQRDPQLDEPGFDGVFDYGCAVIVRTLVKLPDSVRLIVQGIQRFKIVERITEAPYMRARIEAIDEPEMPAEGAEEIEALRRTVASMFEQAIRLSPGLPDELRSLTQAVNETNVMADLVAAHMHFNVEDKQKILETSDLEDRLKKLLEMLVKEVRVLELTSKVQTEVNAELSKNQREYYLREQLKAIQRELGEGDDRGDELDDLRLKIDQAKLPAEALKEANREYDRLKRLNPGSPEYSVARTYIETLTALPWNESTVDNLDLKHALEVLNEDHYGLDKIKDRIVEFLAVRKVKTDGVIRQPILCFVGPPGVGKTSLGRSIADAMGRKYARMSLGGMRDEAEIRGHRRTYIGALPGQLIQTIRRVGTNNPVMVLDEIDKLGNDFRGDPSSALLEVLDPEQNSTFRDHYLDTPFDLSKVFFVATANRLDTIPPALRDRMEVIELGGYTEEEKVQIAIRHLVPKQVKEHGLRPSQIAFKPEAIQKLVRHYTREAGVRNLEREIGSVVRKVTRQFAEGRTAKLTVTEKFVETALGAPRYLHDLINEREMIPGVAVGLAWTPVGGDVLFIESTEMPGTKGLIVTGQLGDVMRESVTAALSYIRSHAKELKINSEQFEKNEIHVHVPAGAVPKDGPSAGVTMLTALVSLFTKRKVKHRLAMTGEITLSGQVLPVGGIKEKVLAAQRAGVQTLILPDQNKKDYYEDVPAAIRALLSVHFVDRAEQVLRYALEK; encoded by the coding sequence TGAGCATCACGCGCGAGGGCGGCGTGAAGCTCATCGACGATGCGGTGAGCGGCAATAACCGTGTGATCGGCGTGGTGGCCCAGCGCGACCCGCAGCTAGACGAGCCTGGTTTCGACGGCGTTTTCGACTACGGATGCGCGGTGATCGTGCGGACGCTGGTGAAGCTGCCCGACTCTGTTCGGCTGATCGTCCAGGGCATCCAGCGCTTTAAGATCGTGGAGCGAATCACCGAGGCGCCGTACATGCGGGCGCGAATCGAAGCCATCGACGAACCGGAGATGCCGGCCGAAGGGGCCGAGGAGATCGAGGCCCTGCGCCGAACCGTCGCCTCGATGTTCGAGCAGGCGATTCGCCTTTCGCCGGGTCTGCCGGACGAACTGCGGTCGCTGACGCAGGCGGTCAACGAGACCAACGTGATGGCCGACTTAGTGGCCGCGCACATGCACTTCAACGTCGAGGATAAGCAAAAGATTTTGGAAACGTCCGATCTTGAGGATCGGTTGAAGAAGCTCCTTGAGATGCTGGTGAAGGAAGTTCGGGTTTTGGAGCTGACCTCGAAAGTCCAGACCGAAGTCAACGCCGAGCTGAGCAAAAACCAACGCGAGTATTATTTGCGCGAGCAACTAAAGGCGATTCAGCGAGAACTGGGTGAAGGCGACGACCGAGGCGATGAACTGGATGATCTTCGATTGAAGATCGACCAAGCCAAGCTGCCTGCCGAGGCGCTGAAGGAAGCGAATCGCGAATACGACCGGCTGAAGCGGTTGAATCCTGGTTCACCCGAGTACTCGGTGGCGAGAACCTACATCGAGACCCTGACGGCTCTGCCCTGGAACGAATCGACGGTCGATAACTTGGACTTGAAGCACGCCCTCGAGGTGCTAAACGAGGACCACTACGGCCTGGACAAGATCAAGGATCGAATCGTTGAGTTTCTTGCCGTGCGCAAGGTGAAGACGGACGGCGTGATCCGCCAGCCGATCCTTTGCTTTGTCGGACCTCCCGGCGTGGGTAAGACCTCGCTCGGCCGATCCATCGCCGACGCAATGGGCCGCAAGTACGCCCGAATGTCGCTGGGCGGCATGCGAGACGAGGCCGAGATTCGCGGCCACCGCCGAACCTACATCGGGGCCTTGCCCGGACAATTGATCCAGACGATTCGCCGGGTTGGCACCAATAATCCCGTGATGGTCCTGGACGAAATCGATAAGCTCGGCAACGACTTCCGCGGCGATCCCTCTTCGGCGTTGCTAGAGGTTCTGGACCCGGAGCAGAATTCGACGTTCCGTGATCACTATTTGGATACGCCGTTCGATCTTTCCAAGGTGTTCTTCGTAGCAACCGCTAATAGGTTGGACACAATTCCACCTGCCCTCCGAGACCGAATGGAAGTCATCGAGCTTGGCGGCTATACCGAGGAAGAAAAGGTCCAAATCGCCATTCGGCACCTAGTGCCGAAGCAGGTGAAGGAGCACGGACTGCGCCCTTCGCAGATTGCCTTCAAGCCAGAAGCGATTCAGAAGCTCGTTCGCCACTACACGCGGGAGGCGGGCGTTCGAAACCTGGAGCGCGAGATCGGAAGCGTGGTGCGAAAGGTCACTCGCCAGTTCGCCGAAGGGCGAACCGCCAAGCTGACGGTCACCGAAAAGTTTGTTGAGACCGCTTTGGGTGCGCCGCGCTACCTTCACGATCTTATCAATGAACGAGAAATGATCCCCGGCGTGGCGGTTGGCCTCGCCTGGACTCCCGTCGGCGGCGATGTGCTCTTTATCGAGTCCACCGAAATGCCGGGAACGAAGGGGCTGATCGTGACCGGTCAGCTTGGCGACGTGATGCGCGAGTCGGTTACTGCCGCCCTTAGCTACATTCGATCGCACGCGAAGGAACTGAAGATCAACTCAGAGCAGTTCGAGAAGAACGAAATCCACGTCCACGTTCCGGCGGGGGCAGTGCCCAAGGACGGTCCCAGTGCGGGCGTGACGATGCTGACGGCGTTGGTCTCGTTGTTTACCAAACGTAAGGTGAAACATCGCCTGGCGATGACGGGCGAAATCACCCTCAGCGGTCAGGTTTTGCCGGTCGGAGGCATCAAGGAGAAGGTGCTGGCCGCGCAACGGGCCGGAGTGCAGACGTTAATCTTGCCCGACCAAAACAAGAAAGACTATTATGAGGATGTTCCCGCCGCTATCCGCGCCTTGCTGAGTGTGCATTTTGTGGATCGGGCGGAGCAGGTTTTGCGGTACGCCCTGGAGAAATAG